The genomic interval GTCGTCGGAAACCATTCCCACAAAGACGCGTCCGTCCAATGTCAGCACTTTTTTACTTGCGTACTGATCGCTGACCACGTGTGCCGGATACAAGATCGATTCTACGATCTCTCGTCGTGTGAATCGTCGTGCGATACCAGACAGATTGGGGCCGATCGACTCGCCGTAGTTTCCAAAGCGGTGGCACTGGGCACACTGTGCTTTGGTGTAGGCAACTTTGCCGAGTTCTGGGTCGCCGAAACGACCTTCGTCACTTTCCAGATGGCTGACCAGTTGCTCAAAGTCCCAACGCGACTCGTCTGGTTTGGGCGGCACAGCGGCTGGACGATCCGGATACGTTTTGGAGAACCATTTTTGCCAAGGTCGCATGGACTTTTGGCCGCCGTCAGGTCGTTCCATTCCAGTCCAGTGCTCCAACAGACGTTCTACGTTCTCAAACGGTAGCTGCTGTTCTTCGGCGCGAACGCCCAACAGGATCAGGTGTCGTAGAGCGGTGGGATCGTCGGTCGCGATCGGAACGGTTCGCAACGCCTTGACGACTTCGTCCGCAGCAACGTCTTCCAGAATATTTAGGCTTCGCACGAGGTAATCCCAATTGTCGCCCTCGGGATGGACCGACAATGCCATCGCGATCACGGCGCGGCGTTCGGGTTCCTCACGCCACAGCAGACGCAGGTATTCGCCCGATTCCTCGGTTTCCGATGTCGCCAGCAGCGCGACAATCCCGGTCCGCAAGCGTCGCTGAGCGTCACGGGTTTCGCGATCATCGGCACGCAGTTTTTCATCCAGAGAAATCAGTGATTCAGCGGTGTCGTCGCTAATCGGCCGTTCCAGTTTGTAGATGGCCGCCAAAGCAGCATTCTGCCACACGTGACCTTGTTCCAGGATGGCATTCAAATCATCTTCGGATAGCGAATCGGCAAAGTCACGCGTGACATTGGTCATGTACAGGGGCAGCGAGCCGTCGCTTGAGCGGTTGGCTGCCTTTTCGTAGTACTTTAGGATCGCGAATCGTTGTTGAGCATTCCAGTCATGCGACAGAAACTGCAGGCACATTGCAACCAATGTTCTGCTGTCTTCAGGCGCATCGGAATCGAGGTAGTCGATCGCACGGGTGGCCAAAGAGTCCGATCCGAGATAGGCAGCCAAGCGAATCAGCTCGTGATTGATTCGTTGCTCACCGGCCGGAAACTCTTCGGCGATCTGTTCGCCAAGCGGCTGCAGCTTGGATGCGTCCACTTTGCCACGACTGATGGCGACTTGGGTCAAACGCAACACGTCTGTAAAATCGGCATCGCTGAGGAAGCCCGTCATCATCTCACTGACACGCTCCAACACTTCGATCGCAGTTGCTTCGGTCGGCTCCGCATTGACCAAGGCCAGCATGCCGACGATTGCGACACGAGCGTCTGCGGTGTTCAACACTTCTTTACGCCAACGGCTGACCGGCATGCGTTCCAGCACTCGACGTGCAACGAACGCCAGCGTTCGGTCTTCGCTGCCCAATAGCGGCATCAGGGCTTCTGTGTCGGTGGGCAGCAGTTCGCCACGGATCATCGATTCACACGCGGCGCGTTTGACATGCGGGTCATCATCGGCCAACAGCTCCACCAGCCGCTCACGGCTCCTGGCTCCAGAGCCCATTCCCAGCATAGTGGCCGCCTTGGCTCGAACTTGTTCGCTTTCCGCTTTGCTCAGTTCCAGCAACAGATCTTCGCTTGGAACTGGTCCGAACAGTTGCATCAATGTCATCGCGCGGACACGATACTCGGGCGGGTTGTCGTCGCTGTAGGCAACGCCGGCAACCATTTGATTCCACTTGTCGCCCAGTTCCCGTTTGATCGATGCGATCTCTTGACGAGTCCAGGCGGATTCGATTTGAGGCTGACGAACCGCCGAGGCGATCCCGCTGCCAAGGTTTTTTACGCGATCAGGAATCTTGCCTTTATAGACCACGCGGTAGACTCCACCTGCGGTCGCTCGGCCACCGGTGCAGAAGTACAACGCACCATCGGGGCCGACTTCCAGATCGGTGACGTTCAACGGCTGGCCTTGCAAGAAGACTTCGCTATCGGCAACGTATCCCGCGCCACGAGGCTTCAGTCGAACATTCAAGATGCGGCCTTCGCTCCAGTCTGCCATGAACAAAGTGTTTTGGTAGCGGACGGGGAACATGTAGTGTTCATAGCACACGCCGCCGGTCGGACTTCCGCGGCCGGTGTCCAACAGGTCGGGCAAGCGGTCGAGGTAGTACTCCGGCCACTTGGACCAGCCGCTTCGCCATCCGAACTCGGCGCCTTCGGTGACATCAAAGATCGCGTTGGGACGATACCATGCGGTTCCGATGTCATTTTCCATGTCAGAATCGTGAATGAACATTCCGCCGCTGGGATGAAACACGATGTCGTAGGCATTTCGTAGACCACCGGCAACCGTTTCCACGACCGAGCCGTCCACGTTGGTTCGAATGATGGTTCCGCCCGGAGCTTTGACACCGCGGCCGTGTCCACTGGGGTCCTCGTATCGTGGCAGGACGTCGCCCTCGTAAGGATCACGGTAGGTTTCACCGTCACCACGTTTTCCGATCGAGCGCACATGGCTGCCCAGGGCGACATAGATCATTCCATCGTGTCCCAGTCTCAGACCGTGCGGACCGTGCTCGCCACCATCGCCTTTGAACTTCAAGATCGCAGTCGCCTTTTCCAGCGAACCGTTTCGATCGGTGTCAGACAAACGATACAGGGCGACGCCCTCGGGACCGTCGCCGGTCACAAAGACTTCGCCATTGAGCGCCAAGATCCCTTGGCATGATTTGACTTTGTCGCAGTAGGTGCGGACCGTCTCGGGAATACCGTCTTCGTTTTGGTCGTAAACCAACAGCAACGGGCCGCCTTCCTGTGAAAGCAGCATGTGTCCGAACTCATTGAAGGTCATCGCGATGACGGAGCCGATCTTTTCGTCTGCCAAGACCCGTTGGACACCGAACCCTTTCTGGATTTGGAAACGTTCGGATTGCTCCGTTTGCTGCTCCGCGACCACTTCTTCGTCGCGATCCCACGGTGCTGTGTCGCCCAAAGCACCAAACATCGCCGCCGATCCCCACAGTCGGTCATTGAAGACCACGGTTGCCCAAAGCGGGATGTCTTCTGGATTGGTCTTCCACGATGCGTCGCTGTTGAAGGTGTACCACTTGTCGCTATTGCCGGGCTTGACCGAGACGCGAGCCATCAGTGCGGCCGTATCGCCGTGCGTGTTGAGCACGCGGACCGCCACGACATTGCGTCCTACTTCCAGGTAGTCAGTGATGTCGAGCTCGTCGACTTGACGCGATGAACTGCCTGTTCCGATTTGTTTTCCGTTGACAAACAGTTCGTATTGGTCGTCGGCGGCGATTTCGATCCGTCCCGTCGCGGGGACTTTCAAATTGATCGTCTTGCGGAACAAGCAGACCGCGTTTTCAGCGATCGGCTGGTCTGCCGTTGTTCCAGTGGCCCAGATCCACTGAGCTTCTTCTGCCGTGGAGATCGTGGTCATGCTGCACAAAAGTACCAGCATGACGCCGCTCATCGGTCGCAACAACCAATGTTGTAGGGCAGAAAATGTCCGACGCACGGGCCGACATACGGTGCGTGGTTGATGTTTTCGTTTGCCGTCCATGGCGATATCAAATCTTCTGGGGGGAAGGGACAGTTTCGGCGAAGGTAGAGAGGTCACCCCGACCGGTGCAAGAGCGTTTCCCACTTAAACTGT from Stieleria varia carries:
- a CDS encoding DUF7133 domain-containing protein, with the protein product MLVLLCSMTTISTAEEAQWIWATGTTADQPIAENAVCLFRKTINLKVPATGRIEIAADDQYELFVNGKQIGTGSSSRQVDELDITDYLEVGRNVVAVRVLNTHGDTAALMARVSVKPGNSDKWYTFNSDASWKTNPEDIPLWATVVFNDRLWGSAAMFGALGDTAPWDRDEEVVAEQQTEQSERFQIQKGFGVQRVLADEKIGSVIAMTFNEFGHMLLSQEGGPLLLVYDQNEDGIPETVRTYCDKVKSCQGILALNGEVFVTGDGPEGVALYRLSDTDRNGSLEKATAILKFKGDGGEHGPHGLRLGHDGMIYVALGSHVRSIGKRGDGETYRDPYEGDVLPRYEDPSGHGRGVKAPGGTIIRTNVDGSVVETVAGGLRNAYDIVFHPSGGMFIHDSDMENDIGTAWYRPNAIFDVTEGAEFGWRSGWSKWPEYYLDRLPDLLDTGRGSPTGGVCYEHYMFPVRYQNTLFMADWSEGRILNVRLKPRGAGYVADSEVFLQGQPLNVTDLEVGPDGALYFCTGGRATAGGVYRVVYKGKIPDRVKNLGSGIASAVRQPQIESAWTRQEIASIKRELGDKWNQMVAGVAYSDDNPPEYRVRAMTLMQLFGPVPSEDLLLELSKAESEQVRAKAATMLGMGSGARSRERLVELLADDDPHVKRAACESMIRGELLPTDTEALMPLLGSEDRTLAFVARRVLERMPVSRWRKEVLNTADARVAIVGMLALVNAEPTEATAIEVLERVSEMMTGFLSDADFTDVLRLTQVAISRGKVDASKLQPLGEQIAEEFPAGEQRINHELIRLAAYLGSDSLATRAIDYLDSDAPEDSRTLVAMCLQFLSHDWNAQQRFAILKYYEKAANRSSDGSLPLYMTNVTRDFADSLSEDDLNAILEQGHVWQNAALAAIYKLERPISDDTAESLISLDEKLRADDRETRDAQRRLRTGIVALLATSETEESGEYLRLLWREEPERRAVIAMALSVHPEGDNWDYLVRSLNILEDVAADEVVKALRTVPIATDDPTALRHLILLGVRAEEQQLPFENVERLLEHWTGMERPDGGQKSMRPWQKWFSKTYPDRPAAVPPKPDESRWDFEQLVSHLESDEGRFGDPELGKVAYTKAQCAQCHRFGNYGESIGPNLSGIARRFTRREIVESILYPAHVVSDQYASKKVLTLDGRVFVGMVSDDSGGTMTIRDAKNTTTVIASKDIDQILPSTSSIMPSGLVDELTLKEIGDLMAYLGALPSAQVAQRPEE